CGCTCTTCATCCTCTGTGTCCATAAAGCCCTTTAGCAGTGTAGGCCGACGATCCAAACTAGCCCAGGAATTTACTGCTGAGtttctcaaacaaacaaaggagGCATCTTCTGCCACTGGGGAGAAAAATAGAACAGGTCCCCCTGCAGTAGCTAAATTAGAGGCAGTGAAAGTATCACAGTCTAGTCCTCCTCTGTCTAAGGCAACTTGCCAGCCACAGACTTCCTCTCCTATCCACAAGCCTGTTCCCCTTAAGGCTCCCGTGATGCCCCTGGCTTCTCAGAGTGTGGAAGTCAGGAGCCCCCATATTGGGCCCaaaaatgaagaggaggacagccTGAGTGATGCAGGAACCTATACTATTGAAACAGACATCCAAGATAAAGAGCTGGAAGAGGCACGGAGTAAGATTGACCAGGCAAGTTGttccatttaatttttgttcattGTGCATAAGGGGTTTCTatggttaaaaacaaaacatgcttcTTAAAGGGAAAAGGTTCAGCAGTGTTCTGTATTTCTTAAAGAACCCAATCAGAATTAGCCACGGACATTGGCATTCCACAGTTCTCCTTTGATGCACTTATCCGCTTGCGCTGCTTTTTCCTGACAGGTGTTTGGTGTTCTTGAGAGCCCAGACCGAATGAACCAGAGTGAAGCAgaaacatcatcagcatttaaGCCTGTTATTGTTCAGGGCAGGGAGCAGCATAGGCAGAGTAGCTGTGGGGAGGTGAGGCCAGCTCCAGAGCAGGGACAGGGTCTGGTGAAGGTAAATCTTCCTGCTTAGGATGGAATCAATGACTGGATCTAATAATAAGCAATTTTAACTCCAGACTATTAACTATGGGGTCAGTAAACCATAAAGGTTTAAATGCACGAGTATGCAtggatttattgatttgtttacttcgtatttctgctttttgggggtgggggggtggtgggggggtcTCTTTTGATTTCTAGATTTGCCTCATCTTTTCTCACAGGTTCTCGTTTCTTGGTTTCATTTTTTCTGACTaaccaaatgtaaaaaaaaaaatcaatttacaGGAGTAATATTACAAACCTACTCACAAAACTGATGGTGTAATATCTTCTGCTGTTCagtgaaatatgtttgtttcCTACTAAGGAAATCATGGAATTATCAGCTGTTCTATCTTCAAAGTGTGTaatcttctttattttttaaagatgttGAATAAGTTGTATGTTGTCATGCAGGTTCAGTCAGCAGGTGCAGTTTTACAGGGGGCTCCTAAATGGATGTCTTGCTGGGCCAGCTTGGCAGACAGCTACACAGAATCTGGCCCTTCGTCTGGCCTCTTTGACATCTCTTCCCAGATGGAGCTGTCAGGAGGGGGTAAGCCACCTGATGAGACATGATTCTATTTGAAATGATAATGAGAGCCCTGATGAATATAAATGATATTCATTTTCAGTAAGTGTGGTTAATATGCATTTAAACGGTTTCTCTTCAGCACGAGGTGCAGTCATCCACAAGGCCACGCTCAGCCAAAACCATGACAGCGTCGACTCTGATGGTTCAAAAGCTCGGCGCATTCTGCCCCAGGTACCGGTGGAGGAGAGGAATGACATTCCAACTCCAAGAATTCATGTTCATTATGACCTGCATTCAACATTTGATGTAGGAGAGAGTAGCTTGTTGGCCCCCAGGTCTGAAGATGGCATTCAGCGGTTATCAGTGCAGGACGACGTAGAGCCTGACAGTCTGAGTGACGCCAGCAAGTCCGATGATGGATCCATCGTAGAGCAGAGGAGGCGGCCACTGTcagacactgaagaaaacaaaaccaaggACAATCCAAGACTCCCAGACAAGTCCACATCATTCTACATCGGGTCAGAGGGTGCTACATCGAAACCGGAACATGGAGGCTCAAAACCCAGCACTCCTGAGACTGAGACTGAGAAAAAACACGCAACCAAAACATTCTCAACAGCCACTCTCACCAGACAAAAAGGTAACCAAGACTCTGGGAAAGTTAAGCCCAGTATTTCTGCTCCAGTCCTGGGCCAGGGGACACAGAGTCTAGAGGCCAAAGAGGTCACAGTATCCCCATTAATTAGACAGGAGAGCTTCACCATGGAGCGACCCAGCAATTCCAGATTGCCTAACATCACCAGCCAGCCTGCTCAAAGAGACCCAGATCCTGAATCATTCCAGGGAGCTTATAACCAGGACACTCATTCTTACCTCAAAGAGACAGAGGATGTTCTGGCTGTTCTGGAAGCCAAACTCCAAGCAGGCCAATCAGTAACCACTCCATCTCCCATAATGGACTCTCTTTCTGGGGAGTCTGATGTGGATACCTCCAGCACAGTCAGCCAGCATAGCAATAAGACAAAACCAAACGCACTGACTATAAAACCATCTCTTAGCGGCCTCCATAGAGAGAAGTCTTCAGCAAGTACAACGAGTCAGGACTCAAGTCAACAGTCCCTGACATCAGAAAAGCGCTCCTCTCAGAgagcaaacagcaaaaataagacTGAGTCTATACGGAGGCCTGTGGGACTGAGACACAGTGTTAGCAAGTGTGGTTCCACAGACCTAAGTGATGACCCTCACAGCTTACCTTACTCCGATCAGGAGTCTAACAACCGCAAGAAATACACAGTGCCACTTCAGAAGGAGGACGGCAAGACCTCCAAAGTGTCTAAAGCCTTGAGTCGTGCTAACAGCTTATCAGCTCCAAAACCCACTAGGACGTCCATGCTACGTCGCGCTCGCCTGGGGGAAGCGTCAGATAATGAgggcacagagacagacaagttGTGCCAGGAGGTCAGCAATGTTCTATCTAAGCAGACTCAGGAAACTAAAAAACTCTCCAGGCTGGATTTGCTGGCAATGCCACGTAAGCGAACAAGCTCTTTCAACACACCCAGCGACACTGAGGCCTCTTCTACCACACAATGGAGAGGCAGGAACACAGGATTCTCTAACCGCAGCACAGACTCAAGCAGCAACTCTGTTCGAAGAGCATCTGTTTCAGGCCCGAAGCTTGTAGAAAGACCACAGAAAGTAACACTCAACAAAGCCCCAATCAGTCGTGGACGTTCAAGCAGTGCCAAATATGCCAGCAGCACAGCAAGTGAGTATCCTTACCTGTTTAATTGAATGTGTCAGTCAAACCGGTgcagtagaaaagaaaaacactgtttgaaaTTGCAAGGTCAGTGAAGGAGTCCCAGTGGTGAATTGGTTTGATTTGGTTTCATAGTCCTCATTTCATATACTATTTCATATACTATAGTTGGGCAGGGGTTCAAAACTTtagcagctttattttttttatttttttaagtgtcaTTTAAGAGGAGAAATAATTTACCATCAGTAACACAACATTTCTGCTTCCGATACCttgaggaaaaaatgaaattaagaGATTTTCCTTCATGTTCTTTTGCTGGTTATTTTCATGCTATGAGGATATTTGGCAATGAGGAAGATTATAATACTAGCtctgtacaaaatgttttatgctaCACAAGACTGGGACTATTTGGTACTTTGGTCTGGTTCTCAGCTACTGTACTGTGGAAGTCAAGTGCTCATTTCAGCTTGAAATTAGATGATTTTGAAAGTACAATGAATAAGAGGGATGTAGAGATTAGATGACTTCCACAGCAACTTATCTGTCGCTTCTTCTGGGAAGGATTTTGGTGTCTGCATCTCAAATACTTGGTGGTGTTCTTCTTGGCGGTATTCTTTGATGGCAtctcttttttctcctgttttctcaACGTCTCTACCCTTACTCCTCTGTGACTCAAACCAATTCACAACATCAAGGCTCCAGGAGACGACAGAAAGGCTCTGACTATACCTCTACCTCAGATGAGGAGTACGACTCTAACCAGAGCACTCCTAAATACAAACGCTCCCAACCTTCCTCAGCTTCCCACAGCCCACGCCACCAGCCTCGCCCCCAGCCAGTGGTCGCCCTGCATCCAAAACCTCGTGGCAGAGATTCTGAGGAGGAGAACCATGAGGGAGAGGCCTTCCACAACTGGTCCACCCACAGTGCTGAGATTGCACGGTAAAACTGTGTGTAAGACATGTGGTTGTGTATTAGTGATAGAGCTAATTTTCCTTAGCTGATGTGATGTCCAAAAGTTGTTGCAGTGTGTTGGTGGCATTGCAGcgcagtggttagtactgtcaactcacagcaagaaggttctgggtttgaatcctgtttgatCATCAGGTCTTTAtgtgtggggtttgcatgttctctctgtgtctggGAGTTTTCTCCTGGTACTCCGGCTTCCCCCTACAGGGCAAAGACATACAGGTTGGGGTGTTAGGCTAATTTGGTGTCTTATAATcgcccataggtgtgaatgtgagagtgAGTCTGTGGCTATGTGTGATGGAatggggacctgtccagggtttaTTAATCACCAGCATTTTAGCTGGAACATTTCAGTCAGTTTATTCTGTTGTTGTTATCAAACATCTGTGTGAAGAAAGAAAGGATTTTCAGTAGAAATGTTCTGTCagccacattttaaaaagcatgttCCCTAATAGGTTGAGTCAAGACCTGGCTAAAGACTTAGCCATTCTGGCCAGAGAGATCCATGACGTGGCAGGTGATGGTGATTCACAAAACTCTGCAGTGGAGAGCAGTGCACCAGTCTCCACAGTGACTGCTCATGAACAGGTACATTAGTTGGTGGATCTGCGTTTAATGCATCCGATCTCTTTTTGATCAAATGACACACGAGCTGATGATTTTCTGTTGTCTCTATGACAAACACTCCTTTTTAAGAGAGGCAGTGTTGTTGATTGCTTTTGCTACAGGTTCTTGTATAGTACATTATAAGTGGCTGTGTAACTATTCATTTTAAACCTTCTTTCACCTCAATAGTATATATCATCTGCGCTGACATGACAGTAGATGTATAATTTTTAATTCTCTGCATTAAATAGTACAAGCATAACTAGAACCTGGGGACAATTTACAACAGTAGACTTACAAAATgatatgaatgaaatgaaaatgaatacaACAGTATTCCACAAATGATTGTGTAGCCTGCTTTTAGCTCTAGTATAGGCTAAAACTTATGAGATAGATTAATGCAttaatttcacttttctttaaaGCAAATGGGAAGAAGGCAGAAAGAAATTGACGTTGTTCCTCTCACTTGCCCCtgctggtgtttttattttcacagtcCAGTGCTCCTATTACATTAGGAAAACATTAAAAGGGGAAGGAAAAGTAATATCACTTTGGATATACAGCTTTTATTAAACTGTCATTAAAGTACTTATAAAACAAGGTATAGTACCATGTTTTAACAACAGGGTATTGCAGTACCTTTCTAGTATCAGTATACCATGCAATAGTAATGCCTACAGAGTTTTATTACCTGCAATGGCATAGAAAACCTCCTTCATGGAATTGCACATGCAGATACCAGGGAAAATgattgaaatgtgaaaaatgtttaagaGCCAGGTACACTTTTACATTGTAAATTGTAAATTCTAACTTTTCCCTAAATGCTCtgcatcaccaattgtataaaGGAAACTGCCACTTTCACAGAAGCACAATGTAATAGACACTGACTGTATTACTCACTACGCAACTCCTTTTCATTTGGCATTTAGTACTAAATCTTTCTATTAGGAATGGGTCAGATGAGCCAAAGGGAATTCTATATTCTAAAAGCTTGTCTTGTTATAGTCGCCCCAGTGTCGATGGACTGCTcacaaaaaacagactttgTGGTCCACTATTGATTACATCCAAgagatttttctgtttactATGACTAAACCTGAGAATTAACCTACTTCCGGGTAGGTTTGAGATTTCAGCTGTGCTGTCAGAGAACAACAGGACAACAATCTCACCATGACTTTGGTAAAACTGACAGGATTATGTTTTTCACCAGTCCCTAAATAACACTGTAAATAACACTGATCCTGAATGAGTAAATCAGATACTTTTGGCCAGTATGGAACactacattgtgtttttttcctttgtctttaaGCAGCATGTTCACACATCAGCCATAGAGCTTGTCTATCTTAAGTCATAACACTAATGTCTGATTCGTGTTGCAGCTGGTTCAGCATATCCCAGAAGCTGGAATAAACTACCAGAGAGTCCCGCCAAACTCTGCATCTGCAAGAGAACCTAACCAAAGTGTGAGTGACCATGACCAGAGCTCCAGGCGACAAACTCGGAGCACAGACAAGGTCTCAACTCATATCAGCTCATTTTCAAAACGTCTGATGCTCACACTGAGAGTTCACCATCATTGTGTATTGAATTTTTCCTCCAGGTCACTGTAGAAAATCTGATGCTGAATCCAGTGTCTCAGGTCATCATGGCCATCAGAGAAAGCACCGAACAACTTGCTGACAAAATTAAGTAAGATGCTAAGAAAACATACTTAAACATCCTTCAATCTCAATTTGAGTTTGATGAAAAACTATTGATCTGTCTGAGAGCCAGGCTGCACTGAGCCAGTAATCTTATTAAATCAGTGCAAAAGAGTGAATCAGCAGACAGACCTATATCCCACAATCCAACTGAGACAACACAGATGTAATTTAAGTGGAGTGGATGCAGAATGAATATTAGTTTTTCAGTCCTTTTTTTCCCAAcctttatttaataataaaaacataattagtaTATCAGAATTGATTTTGTTGTACTAAGTTAGCACCATTAAAAAAGCAATCACTCTTCCAGTTTGTCAAACTAAAGCAGCAATATTTCAGACACAAAAAATATGGATTTGTTTTCAACACCAATGACTTTCTAACAGTTGTACTTggtaatacacacacagggtACTGTTCCAGGACAAAATGGATATCTGGGAAGAAATTGAGACAAAGGTTCATTCTAATAATGACATCCCTGCTGTCAAAACCTCCAATAAGGTAAGTGccatttttgtcagttttcagGTTAAATACATGCAGTTAAATCTTGTGTATTTAAGTTAAGTCTGACATCTGTATTTCAGGAAATCACCTCTATCCTAAAAGAACTGAAGAGAGTTCAGCACCAACTTGAGGGTGAGTCACTTCAACCCCTTAGAGACAGTATGAATATAAATAATCGTTATAATACTTTTTAACATTAGCCTTTATTTGCTAATAGGTGCAATTATTTGTCTATTCTCTTCAGTCATTAACACAGTTATGGAGCCCAGTGAGCACCGTGAAACATCCACGGCCTCAGCTTCCACTGTCGCCTCCTGGTCTGGAGTTCAGCCCTCCAGAAGTCCTTTCTCACGGGACTGGAGAACAGTCCATTCTGTCTCTAAACGTGGCGGCGGTCCGAGGCCTGGGGAGGGTGTCAGGAGAGCAGCTGTGACACCGGACGATCTCAGAGAGGGATATTTGGTCTGAAatctgacagacacacaggactGAACTTCTACTGTAACCCCACACAGCCAGGTGCTGGACCACTGTGCACAACATGAAACCAAGTGGGAGGAAGTGAGACCGGCTATACAGAACTATATCCTCCTGTACATCCAAGCATGCACAATACTGCACTATGAGCACTGCACACCTACACAGTGGTGTAACACACAGTCACGTCCACACTAAACACTCTTGCAATGCTCTCACTGGGAGGCCTCCATATCAGGTGCTGATTTAAGGAAGTACCATAATAGTTGAGTGCATCTCTTTTACCTCTGAAAGGCCTCAGAGTTATACTTGATACTCGTCCTCTTGATTTGCCAATGATATGACCAATATTGCTGATTTTAAAAGCTCATTGTAATTACTTGGTTTAATTGAAAACCAGCCTGAGCTTAATTAACTCAGGGAAATTTATTAGTAaagcatgtatttgtgtttaatgATATCTTTTTGAATACATATGAGTTcattggtattttttttttcaagcagaTGTAATTGCAGAAGCACCTTGCAAATCTTAGTCTACTGTGTAAAATTGCCACTTTTCACTTTGTAGACCAGATTTATGGAAGAAtgtaaaaagtatttattagggatcttttgtgttttttttgttttttttgtcaccgAGACATCACAACTTTGGGATACGTTTGGCAGACTCCACAGTGCCAGACCAGTTCATCTTCtttcttgtgtattttttctgttatttcccaatgtgtttactgtgtttggTACAATGGCACTATCTCTTTTGTCCTGCTGGAGGTGAAAATCCATCAGGAATGTGTGTATGAGTGGTCATTGTGTCTGTAGTTTGTCACCTGGAAGTCACAAACAAAGGTCtaaaaaaacactaattttTAGGCATTCCAGCCTCTGCCTCCAGAAAAGCATTTCTAgtttctttatctttttatgtCAAACACAGCTGGAGACTTGAAACCCACTTTGATATTTTTCCTCTATGAAGAGCACAATTACAACTGAGGACCAAAGACATTCATAAGGTCATAAGGTCACTCCTGATGGGTCTTCACATGACAAGTAATcaaatttcaaagtaaaaaaagtaaTTGACAAAGTAAATTCAGTGGAACTAAATCCAACATTGTTCAGTACACAAGTATCTAAAGATCTTTGTATGTCTTACCAATTACCTCTCAATCCTGTCTTTTGCACTAAAGTAGTACAGCTTTATCTCCTCGACCTGATAAGCTACATACTGAAAGCTTTTCATTTCCTGTGACAGATTGTAATCACGTGATGCTGTTGAGATGAACCAGGGAAAAAAAGTTGATTCATGACACCAGCAAGATTTTCTTTCCCTCCCCCAGTCCATTTTGTACATGTGGTTGTGTTTGGGAAGTACCTGTGAGTTCCACTGAGCTATGTGGGAAAATGTGTcatgcagccaagtacagtgGATGTTTACAAAAACCAAGCAaaaactgaatgttttcatttcctgctcagtgtgttgCTGCTATTCATGTTCTCTGGCATCGGTAGCCAACCCTGGTTCTTGAGATCCACTGCCCGccttcttttccaactatctctgccctgCATATTGCTGATTACCTGGCTTAGgtgttttcagccaatcagaagctgggagGGCAGGGCCGGGGCTCTGGAGGATCAGGGTTGGCTGTTCAGTGGAATAGTGTTTCCCCTTTACTTTATTCCATCCAAGTGAAAGCTAAAAGTCAGAGAGCTGAGGTTTAAAATTTGTGTGTCAGATATTTGTCCCATTTTTAAGATTAAgtttctgttttgatttcttTCCTGTAGATTGATTTGGCTGTAATTCTACTGTCTTGTTAATTACTTTTGTGTAATTTGTTAGATgatgattctgttttttttttttcaaataaatttgATTAGTAAAGatgtttttgtgaatatttgtcATAAATTCTGTTCATTCATCACTCATTTATCCCTGAGCCGAAGGTAGGTCTGAAAACcagaaatgaaactaaaatcAGGAACTCTGCTGTGATATATTCAGTCGAGGAGACATCGCTTCAGCTCAGTGCTGGGTGGAACtagagagaggaagaagcaaAGTTTGTTTTGATCTGGATCTGCTTTGTGTAAGTTCATTTTGCTTTCATTACAAAACCAAACTTAATGTGAGATTTAACACCCACAACAGATGCATGTCTTAGTGTAATCTGAACTGTCTGGTCTGTGacaggtttattttctttttggaacAGTCATTTCTTGCTTTTGATCCGTAACAGGTGAGCACAAGGAGAAATGTCCTCCTCATATGAGCGTCTTCATGACGGTTATAGTTCAGGCAAAAGGGTAAGACTGCCACAAACACTCACCAAGGTATTCAAGTCTGTTCTGATGGATACTTTTCTTAACTGTGGAACTGTTTTTCTGTAACTTCTACGTTGTTAGTGGTCAACCAGCTGTGTGACTTTAACTGTGGCTTTGGGCTGTCTGACCGTTCTGGGAATTTTGCTTGCGGTCGCTGTGCTGGAGAGACCCCTGCCGCCCAAAGATCATGAGACACTCCCTCAGGACACTAGTGGGGCCAATGTCTCTCAGGACCAGTGCAGGTAATAATCTGCCGATGAGATTCAGTGTCAGTGTAAACATTGCCCTGCACCAAAACAGTCACCAGGAACTGATACAGGCTCGTAAAGTTAACCGGGTATTGTGGTGTACTATAGCAGAAGTCACAGAAGCTGTCATAGCCAACAAAATTCAACAATGGATTGTTTGAACTAACTGAGGTTAAAAGGAGATGAATGCACAAATTTATATACAACATAGTGAAGCTATTTGCTCTCATACAGTCTCCAATGATGTATTTAAAGTCttcaagttatttttatatagaAATCTATTTGGTAATGTTTGTAACTCAGTTTTAtgacacttttgtttttaatctcacTGAGCCTTTTCTCGTTAACTACATGTTAAAACATATGAACAAGATCTGCTGACTTGCACTTCAATTGTACTCTAATTTTCTCAGTTTCATTTTCCAAAGAATTCACTCTGCTGATGTCTTTGTTTGTTCTGTCAGTCTGGCCCTTGTGGAGAGCATTCCTCAACATGTGAAATATAAAGCTAATGCAACATTTGGGATCCCTCTGGAAGAAGTCTGGAAAGATCTTATTTTAATGGCAACGGACCAAGTGGACGTGGCCTCTTTTTACTGGACTTTAACTGGGGAAGACATTCACGTTAACACTTCCTCTGACCTGCCTGTGAGTTACCATTTGAAATAGATGGTCATAAGCAGTAAAAACTTCCTCCTGAATGTTtggtgagtgtgtttttgtgcttgtgaaAAAGGCGTTTTATACTCAGTCTGTCCTTGGCAGGGAAGGGAGATCCTGAAAGAACTGCAAGAGCTTCCGTCCAGGAATGTATCAGTCCGAGTGGTCACCAGTGTCCCCACTGTTAGAACAAACTCTACAGATTTAAAGATCCTGAAAGAGAAAGGTCTTTACTTTTACTGCTCTtagtttttatttgctgttcaTTGTTTGAACCAGTTAAACTGCAGTGTCCTTTCTGGCTGTCTGTAGGGGTTCAGGTGAGGAAGGTGAATTTTGGGCGCCTCACAAATGGCGTCCTCCATAGCAAGTTCTGGATTGTCGACAGAAAACACGTGTTTATCGGAAGTGCCAACATGGATTGGAGGGCTCTTACAcaagtaaaaccaaaaaaaaaaaatctacaattTTAGGTATTTCTTTTCGAACTTAAAAGACTGGTCTAACAATGAATGTTTCCTGTAGGTGAAAGAACTGGGAGTAGTCATCTACAACTGCTCAAGCCTAGCAAAGGACCTTCATAAGATCTTCCAGTCCTACTGGGTGATGGGCCAATCCAACAGCACCCTGCCTCAGCCCTGGCCTTCAGAGTATGAC
The nucleotide sequence above comes from Mastacembelus armatus chromosome 22, fMasArm1.2, whole genome shotgun sequence. Encoded proteins:
- the pld4 gene encoding phospholipase D4, with amino-acid sequence MSSSYERLHDGYSSGKRWSTSCVTLTVALGCLTVLGILLAVAVLERPLPPKDHETLPQDTSGANVSQDQCSLALVESIPQHVKYKANATFGIPLEEVWKDLILMATDQVDVASFYWTLTGEDIHVNTSSDLPGREILKELQELPSRNVSVRVVTSVPTVRTNSTDLKILKEKGVQVRKVNFGRLTNGVLHSKFWIVDRKHVFIGSANMDWRALTQVKELGVVIYNCSSLAKDLHKIFQSYWVMGQSNSTLPQPWPSEYDTDINKQHPLLVEAENVSSSIYLAGSPPSFLPLSRTQDLEAILSTISEAQHYVDVAVMEYFPTTRFKKPQRYWPFIDDAIRAAAFDRKVKIRMLISCGRDSDPAMLAFLQSLASIDSPHQHINIQIKLYIVPVGNQSDIPYSRVNHNKYMVTDKVAYIGTSNWSGDYFMTTAGVGLVISQHAPHPVWKTKALQSQLREVFDRDWYSEFAVNLSDLGHNPDCALSR